GCTCTGAGTGCTCagcagagagaggcaaaggggggCCCTGAGGGTCAGGCATGTACCTTCAGGTTCCTTATTCTTCCGACACTTAAACCTTAGACTGACCATGCTGACCAGGATGATCACAACCACCACCAGGATGACAATGAAGCTGATAACACCTGAACAAAGAAAAGGTTGGGGTgaaggggaggcagaggaagggacaaAAGAGGGTAACAGGAGTTTAAATTCTTTTCCCAGCTAAGTGCTGTGTAGACAGGCTCCGGAGCAAAGTGAATTCCACTTCTGTGCTGAGAAGAGGAACGAGCTCTCagcctgctgccctggccagggtgggctccacagcccttccccaccctcccatgAGAACATGGAACCCAGCAGAGCCCAGCCGAACTGACTAGAGAGCCAGTGGAGACTCTTTCCCACCAGAGCCTTCTTGGTCAGCCAAACCCTCCCAGCACAAATAAGTGAGATCTGAACTTTTGTTTCCAGACTCAGAGTCCAAGTCAGTTCAGGGGGGGTCCCTGCCACACCGCACTGTCTCCTCCCTCTCACCAAATGCAGCCACGGTGAGCACCGTCTCTGACGTAGGGCTGGGCAGGATGGTGGAGTCTCCTCTGGTCCTCAGGCTCATGGTGGCTGATTTGGTGGTAACATTTTGAGAAGTGTCTACAATGGAGTGGTGGTGGGTGCATCAGTGAAGGAACTCAGCCTACAGAGAGAGCTAgctcccctcccacttcctccaggTAAAGGACTGCGGACACAGCTCAAGCCCTGCAGAAAAgacttcctccctgcccctctgaccAGGTCCCATGAGGATGGAGGTCAGGACTGGGTGATGTGGGATCACATGACTAGATGGCTGGTTGTTTGTGTTACTAGTTCCAAAGGACTCCAGAAAGTTCAGGATGCTTCCCTCACTATGCTCTTCCCACCACCCCGTTGGAGTCGACAAGATTAGGATTTATGCTGCAGATATAGGGAGACAGACTAGGCAAGGTAGAGTCATCGTGTTTTGCCAAGGGttgaagagggaggaaagaagggcacCAAAATTTGTCCCCAGGCACTGACTGATCTAGTATGTCAGCCTGCCAGGTAAGATACCCAAGTTTTTGGCCCCCTTAAAAAGTGGTATGGTCACTCATCTCTTCCCTTCTGGAACTCATTGCAGGCCTGACTGCTGTTCCATTTCCTTGTCCTCACCTCTGTCCTAAATAAGTCTGGGAGTTTAAAAAAATCCCAGAGCCAAGAGGTAGGATGAGAGAAAGGGTCAGGGTAGTCTTTGCCGGGAGTCCACACAGGACGTCCCTCCActtctgctgccactgctgctgctgctgcttgggaCACCGTGCTCGTGCCACGAACAGCGGGCCAAGGTGGCAGGTAcccacccctgcccagctctTCTCCCGCACTGCCGGGTGAGGACCAACCTGCCCTGAGAAGTGTGCAACCCTTTCCTAACCTTGTCTGCCTTCCTTTGCACTGTTTGGTTCTCCtagccttctctttctctctctgtgccttgatCGATCCCGAGTCCACACTCTTTCTACCTTCACTGTGACCAGGCCCAGGTCCCTGACTCTACTCCCCACCAAACCTCATTCCCTTCCAGACCAGGGTGCTGCTGATGTGGATCCTGGCCCTGAGACCCCTCATTGTGGGGCAAGATCTGGGCCCCctgaagaggagaggaaggaaccCAGCCAGACATGACCCATTGTATTTTACTGCCAGCCCCACATACTTACCGAGGGCTGATATGTGTTGCTGTGGCTGGGACAGAGTCAGGCCTGGCAAGCTCTGGAAGTGACCATCTATGGTGCTTGACCTCGGCGTCACAGGTGTGGGGACCTGTGAGGCCTTCCCTGGAGTGGCTGTGGATTAGGAAGCATGTATGAGCCTGCTTGGGGCTCCaaccagcacacacacagcaaaggcTCTTTAGTCCAAGATCGTTCTTCTCATTACTGCTTTCATTCCAGAAGGAGCCATCCTCTCTCACACCTCTGGGTCTTCACCCGcacagttccctctgcctggaatacaCCCTACCACCCTTCACCTCCCAGTCTTCATTTGGTCAACTCCTTCTTTGGTCTCTGCTTCAGCTCTCCCTCACTCTGGAATGTACTCGCTGGCCCTCAAGTCAGAAGCTGCTGACATTTGTCT
The genomic region above belongs to Phyllostomus discolor isolate MPI-MPIP mPhyDis1 chromosome 13, mPhyDis1.pri.v3, whole genome shotgun sequence and contains:
- the ECSCR gene encoding endothelial cell-specific chemotaxis regulator isoform X2, which translates into the protein MGTVRATRLCWVILGFLLVQGHNSQPTTTQPSSLQGAFSLSLTTESTPNTATPGKASQVPTPVTPRSSTIDGHFQSLPGLTLSQPQQHISALDTSQNVTTKSATMSLRTRGDSTILPSPTSETVLTVAAFGVISFIVILVVVVIILVSMVSLRFKCRKNKEPEDPQKPGSSGLSESCSTANGEKDSITLISMKNINMNNSKGCRSAEKVL
- the ECSCR gene encoding endothelial cell-specific chemotaxis regulator isoform X3; this encodes MGTVRATRLCWVILGFLLVQGHNSQPTTTQPSSLQATPGKASQVPTPVTPRSSTIDGHFQSLPGLTLSQPQQHISALDTSQNVTTKSATMSLRTRGDSTILPSPTSETVLTVAAFGVISFIVILVVVVIILVSMVSLRFKCRKNKEPEDPQKPGSSGLSESCSTANGEKDSITLISMKNINMNNSKGCRSAEKVL